CATTTGCAGCGTTCCACTCTTCTCCAAGCTTCATCATCTGCTCGACTGTTTCACGATCGGCGACTTTGTATTTATCTTTATTGCGGGTCATTTCAGAAGCCCGTTTGAATGATAATGTATGAACTGTCAGCGATTCAGGTTGCATTTTTTCAGTCTCAGCAAGTGAATGCTTGAATTCTTCCATTCCCTCATTTGGCAAACCAATGATGAGATCCATATTGATATTTTTCATCCCCATATCGCGGGACAGCCAGAACTTATCGACTGTTTCTTGGACAGTATGATGACGACCGATTGCTTTCAGTGTTTCATCTGTGTAGGATTGTGGATTGACACTTATCCGGTCAATTCCCCATTTTTTCAGCACATCGATTTTCGCAGGCGTAATCGTATCAGGACGACCCGCTTCTACCGTAATTTCTCTGACTTTATCCATGTTCGGGAATGAAGCGTACATAGTTTCATACAGTGCGTCCATTTCTTCCGCCTCAATAGATGTTGGTGTTCCTCCACCAAAGTAAATCGTCGTAATGGCCATGTCTCGCTCTGTTAGCCATTTCCCCATTTCGCGGATTTCGTCATGCAATCCATCTAGGAATGTTTCAACTCGTCCACTTTTACGATTAATTGCATAGGCTGGGAACGTGCAATATGCACATTTCGTTGGGCAAAATGGAATACCGATATAAATACTTACTTCATTTTCTAATTCATGTAAATCAGGCACAGTTCGTAACTGTACATTCGCTATTTTTGCTAGAAGTTTACTTTTTTCATTCGACAGTCGATGGCTATCCATTAGTAGCTGCTGAGCCTCTTCCGAACTGTGTCCTTCACGGCGATATTTATGGTACAGTTTCATCGGACGGATCCCTGTTAAAATTCCCCAGGATTGACGCATCCCCGTAGCCTGTTCAAGCGTTTCAAGGAAGACGTGTGAATAAATTCGCTTTAACTGCCGAGTTATTACTTTATCATCGTCGGTTTCTTCTTTCTCAGAAAACTCAGCAGAATATTCAACGCCATCCCACATTAGGATTGCCTTCCCGACAAGTTGTCCATCTAGCGTCCGATCCAACGTCAATTTTGCTTGGATCGCTCCCTCTTCATCCTCATCAACGATTTTTGATTGTTCAAAGAAAAGGTTTGCAAGATGCGTAAACATCCTAATCCAGCCCTGTTCAAAGTTTTCTTTCATGACGATTTTTTGCATTGTGAATACCCAACTTTCTATTAATAAATCCGAAATTTTTTCTTAAGAAGAACATAAAATCATTATAGCAAATTTACGCAGTTAAAGAAGAAAAACCGGCCTAGGCCGGTTTTTAGATGGATTCGTATAATTGTTGTACTGGTTTCATGAGTACACGGTTTACTTCTTCGATCAAACCGCTCAATTTCATTTCTGATTCAAGCATTTTCATAATTTTAGGGTTTTGCTGAGCAAGTTGTGCAGTTTTTTGAGCATATTCAAGTTCTTCAGCGACTGGTTCTTCACCTTGCATCTGTTTTTCCTGAAGGCTCAATTGGATTTTACGGAAGCTCTTGAATAACGCTAATGCATCCTCATCTGCTTTTACTTCTTCTACTGCTTGTTGTACTTCTAAAAATTCTTCCGTTTTCCGGAATGTTGCTTCCAATTTGTTTAAATCGTCATAGATATTCACTGTCATTTAAAGTCCTCCTAGGATAAATTTGTTGCAAAGACGATAAGGCCCTGAACAATTCCAATCAAACCGCCCAGAAATGCTCCAAGTATGGTGATCATCTTGAATTCGCGCCTTGAAATGCCAAGCACTAGATCTTCCAGTATTGCTACTGGAAACGCATCGACCTGCTCTCTAACCATATCATCTAATTTAAGTTTGTGAAGCGATATCTCCATTTGTTTTTCTGCCTGCTTGAATGCAAAGCTAGTCAGTGTCGGTGTCAGATTAACAGCTGTCCATTCCGCCCCTGCAGGCCAATAATCCTGTATTGTCTTATTCAAACGAGCTTCTAGTACAAGTTCTTTTTTTGCATAAGATCGGACCGAATCGAATAATCCATCCCAATCAAATCCTCCAAGAAGTTCGTCAACGGGACGTTTTTGAAGCTTTTCCCATTCATTAAGTATAATTGTATTCACAAGATCATATGTCCCTGATGCAGCGACAAATTTCAGTGCTTCACGCTGGATTTTTCCAACAAGCGATTCAGACTCTCCAAAAA
This region of Sporosarcina sp. ANT_H38 genomic DNA includes:
- a CDS encoding YlbF family regulator translates to MTVNIYDDLNKLEATFRKTEEFLEVQQAVEEVKADEDALALFKSFRKIQLSLQEKQMQGEEPVAEELEYAQKTAQLAQQNPKIMKMLESEMKLSGLIEEVNRVLMKPVQQLYESI
- a CDS encoding coproporphyrinogen III oxidase produces the protein MQKIVMKENFEQGWIRMFTHLANLFFEQSKIVDEDEEGAIQAKLTLDRTLDGQLVGKAILMWDGVEYSAEFSEKEETDDDKVITRQLKRIYSHVFLETLEQATGMRQSWGILTGIRPMKLYHKYRREGHSSEEAQQLLMDSHRLSNEKSKLLAKIANVQLRTVPDLHELENEVSIYIGIPFCPTKCAYCTFPAYAINRKSGRVETFLDGLHDEIREMGKWLTERDMAITTIYFGGGTPTSIEAEEMDALYETMYASFPNMDKVREITVEAGRPDTITPAKIDVLKKWGIDRISVNPQSYTDETLKAIGRHHTVQETVDKFWLSRDMGMKNINMDLIIGLPNEGMEEFKHSLAETEKMQPESLTVHTLSFKRASEMTRNKDKYKVADRETVEQMMKLGEEWNAANGYEPYYLYRQKNILGNLENVGYAKPGEESIYNIIIMEEVQTIIGVGCGASSKFIDPETGKITQFYNPKDPAAYILTYEDSIVKKLAHLDAIFPETVNK